The Halorubrum aethiopicum nucleotide sequence AGGCCTGCCAGCTCTTCCGGAGTGCCCAGAACGAGGACCTCCTGCAGGGCCGGTCGATCGAGGCGATGGCCGCCGCGAGCGTCTACGGCGCGTGTCGGTGTAACGGACGACCACGAACGCTCGACGACATCACCGAGTCGGCGCGCGTCGAGCAATCGCGGGTGACGAACGCATACACGACGCTGAATACGGAACTTGGCCTGCCGGCCCAGCCGGTGACGCCCAGTGCGTTCGTTCCGCAGTTGGCGTCTGAGCTCGACGTCTCCGATCAAATCCGGCAGCGGGCTCGGCAGCTGGCAGAAGCATCCGAATCGACCGGAGCAACCACGGGGGTTCGACCATCCGGGTTCGCCGCAGCCTGTCTGTACAAGGCCGGACGCGAAGACGGACAGTGGCTCACCCAGTCGGACGTCGCTGACGTTGCGAACGTCTCGGTGGTCACCGTGCGGACCCACCGCGACACGCTGGACGAGCTGGCTGTGTAGAGCCCACACTGCTGATTTTCGGTTGTATGTCTGTAGGCTGATTGATGTGAGAGCCATTGTTTAAACCCGAAGACGAAGCATGATACGGCCAGATCACTCTATGACCGACCAGTACGCCGACTACGAAGCCCTCCGACCGCTCGGCGAAGCGACCCACGTTCCCGATGACCAACTCGCCAGTAGTAGTGGCGAGCCCCGGCGGCAACGCTCTGGTGGCGTCGACACGGACTATCCAGACGACCCGACAGCAGATGAGACCGAGTGCGCTTCCTGTGGAGCGTCAATCCCCGCTGGCCAGTCGAAGTGCCGGTTCTGTCTCACCAACCATCTCGAAGGAGCCGACGACCAGGACACATCGAATGTCGAACGGACTCTCCTCCACGTCATCCAGCTGCTCGTAGAGGCGTCGACGTTCTACGGCGCCGTCGGGAAGGGATCTGCTGCGGCCACCCTCCTCGCGAAGGGAGATGATGACCCAGTAGTCGATGACTGCAAGCTAATCTACGATCTCGACGAGGAACCGGCCCCACAGCTTGTCGATCAGTGGCCCTCACTCCCCTCGGCGACACGGGTCACGTCTGAATGTGGTAATCAGCTGCTCGCGGCTGCTCGTGAGCGGACGGCGTGGACAGAGACGACGCAGTCCCGTCACGACGGCGAGCACGCGACGTTTCTCTACGACGAAACCGGGAGCGTGGTTCGCACCGAAGCTCGTCTTGCAAGCCTACGTGAGGACGCAGACGACGACCTCTGGCTGGTGCCAGCGATTGCGCTCCAGGAATCCGTTGACAAGACCGATACCGAACAGCCACGACGTGAGCGTCCAAACAGAACTCACCTCGAGTGTCGAGAGTGTGATCGGGAGACTAAGCATCGATTCCGCGAATTCGAGGCTGTCCCCGATGACGAGTGGACCGGGCAGCCAATGTGGGGCTGTCAGCGGTGCGGCACGCCACGCTACGGGCCCGAACCCGAAGCCGGTCAGTAAAGACGACGTCAAATTAACCAACAATCCTGGTGTCGGCTCGGAGTTGTTGGTTAACAGAAGCCAGCTCGCGACCACCCGACGATACCACACCTGCTGACTGCCCGCCGGTGTTTTTCGGCGCCGAGAATTGGCGGAGGCGCACACATGGTCCCACGAGACACCCCTGGCTATCGAGTCCACCGCGCGCTCAGTAGCCTCACCAGTATCGACAGCGACCAATTGGAGCCCGCCGATCAAGAGCGAATTAGCACCGCGACGACGCTCCTCGAGCAGGTGGATGTTCTCACCCAACCGAATACGACGAGGGACGGTGACGTCAACAGAGAATCCTGACAGCTCGACGCGTCGGCAGCGCAACGTCCTGTGGCTGACACAGCGTGAGCGGTTGTTCGCCCCCTGAAGGGGTGCGGGGGCGCGAGACCGCTCCCGAGAACAACCCATGGCAACACTCCAAGCCGCAACGACATCGACCGGCGCGCTCGTATCGGATCCACAGGCAGTCCGCGAGCTCTGTGAGAACCACTGCTTCGGGACGCTCAACTGGGAGGTGGACGACGACGGCGAACTGATCATCTGGGGCTACGACAGCTTCGAAGTGTACGAGGCTCGTGAGAACGGACTTCCTGACTACGACGGTGGCATCGTCACCCACGAGTTCCTCCGGTCGCTCGCGGAGTATCTCGAACCGGACGAAGAATTCGACATTCAGACAGCCGGATTTACCAAGTGCCGCTTTCCCGTGCTGGCGAAGCGGTACGTCGTCCGCGACGGTGAGGTGCTGTACGCGGACCTCAGTTCCCCCGACCCGATCGACGAGTAGCGTTGTTCATCCCCCGGGAGGGGTGCGGGGCGATCCAGTCGTGGGTCGTCCTGCGAGGTGATTGTTCAATGGGCCACCGCGCACTCGTTGCGTACGAACGAACTGACGGACAGTACACGCTCCACTACTCTCATTGGGGTGCAGCGAATCTCAAGCTCAAGCACCGAATCTCGGCTGAGTCGCCGTTCGGTGGCGAGGACACCGACTCCAAGTGGGCGAAACAACTGCTGGCAGAGCTGGCCGATGGCCTCGAGGCAGATGCCGTCGACGGCTACCTCGCCGGCGAAGACCGCCCGTCGACGGTCGTCGAGCCGAAGCCACGCGCCACCGGGCTTACCCTCGACGAGATCGTCGCGGACCACCTCGACTACCTCCACCACGAGGCGTTCTTCGTGGTGTCACCCACCTTCGAGGTGACCGCCTATCGGACGCTGTGGTTCGGCCTGCAGTACGATTCGGAGACAATCGACCACGGCGAGACGGTCGGGAACGGTGCGCTCGCGACCGTTCGGTGGCACGACGGCGAGCCGGTCGGCGACGGCCATCTGAAGGAGCAGTTCCGGGCACTGAAAGACGTCGTTGGCGATATGGTCAACAAGGGTGTGTTCACCCGGTCGACGGCTCGCCAGTACCTCACACAGAAGCTCGGCGAGTGGATCGGGAAGCGCCAAGAGTTGCGCATCCCGAGCGGTGAAGCACCGTCTCCGGACGCGACACTCAGCCGCTCGTAGGGCGATTTGCGTCGAAGCAGATGGTGGTTTTTCTGGGGCAGAAAGGACTGACCCCCATCGTAGGCTCGTGATTTGATGCCCGAGAAACCAGACGACGACCCATTCCACGATTGCGAGTTAGGTCCCGCCGCTGTCCTCGGGACACGCACCTTCGAAGACATCCTGTTCACCGACGACACGGAAACACCGGTGAACGTGCTAACCGGCGAGACGCCTGCACATTCGCAGGCGACCGTCGAGGAAGCGAAGAAATTCGCTGCGAGTATCGACACGGACACACCACAAATCGCGCTCCCGGCCTCTGTCGAGACGCAGGTCGAGACCCAGAGCAAGCCCTACACCTCAGCTGCGTTCTTCCACTTCAAGGCGACGGGGTCGCTCGAACGACACCGTGCCTACCACGCCGCGTACGACTCGGATGCGTTCACCGTCGACTTCGAGGCCGACTACGAATCGGGCGACCTGACCATCACTGTCGAACGAGTGGAGGAGGCCTGAGAAAGGAAACTCTGGGGCAGGTCCACTTTTTTATATGTCAGGTGCATCCATGGAAGCCATATGGAGGCTCAGCGGACAATCCAACGCCTCATCGATCACATAACATTCGGTCACGGGATCCATCTGTTCCTTCAAGTTCTTCTCCTTGAATTCGCCTCCGTCTTTCTTACCTTCCAGTTCTCCAGCTCCCTCCTCCTCCAAATATCAAACCCCAATTTCTTCATTGGCGTCTACGCCGCTACTTCTGTCATCTTCCTTGGCATCCTCATCCTGTTCACAGCCAAAATGAGGAAACGCACCTTTTCCCCACCACTCCAACAAGTGCGTCGCCTCGCCATTTCCATCCTTTGCTACATCGCCGCATCAGGCGTTGTCATCACATTTGGCTACCTCCTCCTCATTCTCGCCACAACCGGTAGAACTGGTATCGGCCGTCTGGATTACATCTTCTCCGTAATGCTCACTACCCTATTCGCCGCCTTACTCGCCGTCGGGTACCACGCACGGGTCGTTGACAAACAACCCGACCGCGAGACTATCACAGGGACAGTCACAGCGTGGCAAGACTCCCTCGCATGGGTCAGCGAGGACGATCGTAGCCACGCCAAGCAAGACGCATATGATGAATTCACTGATCGGATGAACGATTTATCAGAACTGTTATCGAACGCAAAGACGGTCCACGGGAGAGAGCTACGACGTGATTTCGAGGCATGGAGAGACGATTTTGAGACGCACAGTGAACTGTCGAAGGAAACCATTATCAAAGGACAAGGAGAGAACAAGAATGAACGTTTGGAGCAGGAGCATCAAAAACTGGAATCGATCCAACGAAGGCTCCGGATTATCGCTGGAGAACAGAAATGATTACCCGGTATAACTCGCCACAAGATGCCGTCCCGCACGAAGAAAATCTACTGATTCTCACCAAGAGCGGCGGCTGCTACGGCCAAGACTTCACCGACATCGTGCAGGAGATCCGGGACGGAATCCACGGCGACAAGCTCCTGATCCAGGAATACTTCCACTCACTAGACAACCTCGTAGACCGAGACAAATTGATTCAGAACAGCGTCTGGATCATCCATTGGCAGGAATGCCTTGAAAACGAACCGTATCCTCATCTCAAGCACTATCTTGAGACGCGGAGTTACCCAAATGAAGGCGAGATTATTCTTTGCGTCAACGGCTCTGACAAGGCGGAAACAGTTGGATCTCGCTATCCGCGAGTTTCCGTCGCTCCGTCAAAGGAATACCTCGTGGCGTACGCGCTGGGCCACCTGAACACGGCGAATCCGGCCTGTTCAGGTGGGACGAAAAAGGTGATCGAGTGGAACAACGAGGTTTGTGATGAACTGGGGGTGCCCTGATGCCGAACGAATGGAAAGTCCTCGAACGCGCAGTTGACCGGTTCGAATTGGATCCCGAGCAACGGCAGGAATACGTCCGGACCATCACCGAAGTCTACGGCGAGGCCATGGCGACTAGGAGCGAGTTTGAGGAATTCGGAGAGGAGTACTACTCGTTCCTGAATCGAGAGGTGTTCTCGGACGACCGCGTCATCTCAACCCTCAGCAGTTTCGGGCTCTCGGAGGAGCAACTGGCTGCATTCCGCGACGGGACGATCGCCAGCGACGAATTGGTGAAAACGTGGAACGAGCTCCGGTTCCGGATTGACGAGCTCATTGACTTCGCAATGCTACTGAAGCTGGTGAAGGATTACGGCGACCGGTCCGACACTGGAATGATTGAATCGCGGTACCGCCTACAGAAGCTGGTCTACCTCGTGAACCGTAGGATCGCGCAACAAGATGACTACGCTGCCATCGGAGAATTAGAAGGCGATCTCGGAATGCTTGACCGTACTGGATACCGTTACCGCTTCACGAAACGTAGCTCCGGCCCCTTCTCGTCCGACGTCTACGAAGATAAGAACCGCTTGTTCGCCTGGCAACTAATTGAGGAACCTGTTATCGGTCAGAAGGGGACGGGGGAGGTCGGAGAACACGAACGCCGCTATGGTGTCGAATTAGCGCCTGCGGGCGAAATCATGGTGAACGAGTTCTACGACCGGATCGAACACGCCGATAGTATGATGCTCTCATCTTGGAACTATGCCCAGCAAACGGTAATCGACGAAATCGCCCACATGACGCACGATGACTTTGTTCAGTATATTAGTGAGGGGGACCGTCTCCAGAAGGCCTCGACTGGAGCAGAACTCCTCGTCGGCCCGCGGAGAAAATTCAAAGCGAACGAAATCGAGTTCTTAGACGAGTTAACGGGGGAGTTCGCACATGCCTGAGCGTGAGGAGATCATTGTGAGTATCATTGAGGCGTTGGAGGCAGAGGACATGGAGCCGGATCAGATTGACGAGTGCCGCCAGCTGCTCGAAGCGAACTACCACGAACCGGAGTTTCCCGTTGATAGGGTAACGATACGGCGGATTCGGGCGCAACAGTTCCGAAATCTGGATGACCGGGTGGTCCGGCTAGATGACACTGATACAGCTCTCTACGGCCCAAATGATCAGGGAAAGACTGCGATCCTTGAGGCAATTCGGTTTAACCTGTTCGGCCGTCAGGAAAAACAACGAATTACACTGACCGATCCGATCCAGTCCGAGCAGGATTCGCTAGAAACAACCGGGAATTGGTCGGTCGATACGAACCACTATTTGGTTCAACGGCTTTTAAACCGGGACGGCCGCGGGTATTCAGGTGACGATCGGCCAAAGCTGAATACAGATCCATCGTCGGAGGATGACATCCCCTTCCAAGCCCGGAACACACAGCAGGATGTTTCCGAGGCGTTCGGTATCTGGCCGGTTGAATCCCGGGAGTTTGGTCGGTACAACATTTTCTCATTGTTCTGCTTGATGGCGCCAGAGTACAAGAAGTTCCTCCGCTGGCAGGACAAAGAGGATTTCATTGACCTTCTGTTCGGCATTAACCTAGCCGCTGTGATCAACCAGAGCAAGAAACGGCGATCTGAGAAGTATGAGCTGACCGAAGAAGAAGAAACAGCCGCAGAAGAGCTTAAAACCGCCCAGAGCCGAGAGAAGAAATTGGCGGAACGGCTGGCCGAATTACAGGAGAACAAGAAGGAGATTGAAACAAAATTAGCGGATCGTCGAGCGGAACTTCGCTCTATCAATGAAACGCTAGAACAGGATAATGAGCTGGAACAGCTGGAGTCAGAGAAGCTGCGGCTGCAACGGCAAATAAACAACTTGGAGTCCGAAAAACGGGAGACACGCGGTGATTTGCGGGAAACCCGGCTGAGTATCGAGCGTTATGAGGAGATGGAGATGGGGGAAGAGGTTCATTCAACAGCTCAGGACCTGCAGGAGATGATGAGCATCCCGGAACGGTGCCCAATCTGTACAAACGATGTCGATGATTCGCAACGCCGCCGGCTGTTGAATGATGGAGATTGTCCGCTGTGTCGTAAGGAGGTCCCAGACAAGAGGATTGAAACGGCCACCGAGCGGGACGTACGTGAATCGGCCATGGAACGCGAAGAGGTGGAAGAGCAACTGACCGAGTTGCGATCCCGGGAACGAAAACTCGAGGGGGAACTAGATCTTCTTGAGTCACGGGTTCAAGATCATCAGGAACAGCTGGAAACGATAGAATCACAGATCGCGGAGAGCGATGTCACCCAGTTAATCGACCGGCGGGATGAATTGGAAACAGAAATATCTTCGCTGGAGCGGGATGCGACATCGGTCCAAGTGGAGATCAATGCCAAGGAGGACGAACTTGACGACACTACTGGATGTATTGAAGATTTAGAAGGGGCGTACGAACGCCGCCGTGAGAAGGTGGAGAAACGACAAGCGTTGCAAACTTTCGAGCGGATCGTTCGTCGGCATATTGAGGAAGAGCGAACTGATCTCAAGAACAGCTTACGGGAGGAGATGAATAACCTTCTCTCCTACTTCGAACATGGTCGGTTTGCCGATGCCCAGAATGTTGTGTTCAATCCACAGGGGGGCTACGATTTCACCGTCGTGATCGAGGACGGGAATGATGTCCCGTCCGATCGGCATAACGAGTACTCGAACGAGGGGAAGATTCTGGCCTTACTGTTCCATACGGCCGTCTTGAAGCAGCTGGCAGAGCAGTCGAACACGCTGCCGATCCGGATGTTCATATTTGACTCTCCATATTTCGATATCCCGGACACAGGAAATGCACCCGATATTACAAACTTTGTATTGGCGTTGCCAGAAGAATTGCCGGAGTATCAGGTGATTGTGACGGTGACAGATTCAGCGTTATCGGATCGTTCAGCGCTGAATGAGAAATATCAGATTGAGGATTTCTGACTTAGACCACCGTTCATAGGGATTTAACAGCCAAAACAAAGGTAACAATCTGGGATCATTCCATCCGTTGAGCGTGCGGAAAATTCTGAAACGCACGTATTTCGAGATGGGTTTTTCGAGCGCCGGCGATGGGTGCCGGCGCAGCTGGAGCGAGCAACGACTCCCGGTGCGTCGGCGCTTCGAGGTGTTCGAGATGCACATGGTGATTTACGCTCTGGTAGAAGAATCGACCCACGACGACGCACTGGCCACCGGAAAGACGGTGTTCGACCGCCTGGTCGGCGCGGACCCACATGCCAGCGCCGTCTTCGACTACTACGTCTGTTTTGATGAGGAGGACACGTCCGTTGCGGGGAAGGCGCGATGGGGTGAGTTGCCGACTGCAGCCCCCGTCGACTCCGATGACGGCCAAGACCTGCTTGAGCGTGGCTGGGAGGCGACGAAAGAGGAGTTCGAGCGCAACCTCGACCGGGTGAGGGAAGCACTTGACGAACTTTCCGATGAGGAGATCATGCGCGACGAAGATCTCGCTCGGCACGCCTTCCACCAGGTTGGCGCCTACGACGGGCCAACGATCTTCCTGTACAACGAATATGCGAACGGGATCCGTCACCGTGAGCAGCTGGATCGAGTGCTGGAGGAGAGCGAGGAGCTCTGGATCGTGCCCGCCGACGTCCACTTCTAACAGATGTCCCGGATCACAAACTGGAAGCGCGAGAGCCGCACGCCCACACTCGCATACCGGAATACCGAGACCGGCGCTCGGGCGGTCTTACACCGAGCGCCGGATTCATACCGCTACAAGTGGCGTGGCGTAATCCTCGTCGACGGCTACCCGGTGTGGTCGCGGGGGTACGAGACGAAAGACGCGAAATCGTTCCGTGACGAGCTCCGTGACCGGCCAGCGCCCGAACTGAGTTGTCCCGAGTGTCCGAACAGCGATATAGCAATCGGTGGGAAAACGGCTGACGGTGCGAAGGTTCAGCGCTGGTTCGAGTGTCGGAACTGCGGGTGCGAAGCCCCCTCGCGAATTGTCTACGGCGCCGAGCGCTGATTGATAAGGGCGCATCTGCGATGGCGTTTATTTCTGGGCCGGGATGGGTGGCCCGTCTCAATCGGGCCAGATCCACAGATGAGTCTGGAAATCATCGACCGTCACAGCGAAGCACTGTTCGAGTTCCTCTGGTGTCCCGTCTGCGGGCACGAGGTATTCAGTCACATTCCGTTCGAAGGTGTGTTCTGCAAGAACTGCAACACGCAGGTCGAACTCCAAGAATCCCGAGAGACACGCGGCTACGAGGAGGCCGTCCTCGCCTGCTTCGACACCCACTCGACGTGGAACCTCCACGTCGACGAAAAGCTCCGTCGCGACCTACCCGATGGGTCGGCACGGGTGAAGATCCTCGGCGCACCGGGTGCCTACAAGGTCGACTGGTGGAGTCCAGCACCCGGCGATGACTGGCAGCCGGTCGAACAAGGCGAGTTCGACGATGTCGACGAACCAGCCGATGTCTCCCATCTCGCGTAGGGGAAAGCAGTTCCTGTGGCTGTTTTTCGCCCCCTGAGGGGTGCGGGGGTGCTCGAACGAGTAGCTCCCGAACAGACCGATGAGTAGACCTAGCGACACACATCCGATTGAACAGACGCGCCCAGCGAGCGACTGCGACATCGCCTACGTCGGGTATCGGCAGAGTGGGCAGGCTATCGTTGAGAAACGTCCCGGCCAAGAACGGCTCACACCAGAGCGGAGTCTCGCGCTGGTGAATCACAGTCCCTCGGGATTCGAATGGGGATATGGTGGTAGTGGTCCGGCGCAACTCGCGCTCGCACTCCTCCTCGACTACACGGGAGACGAGGCGTTCGCCCTCGACCACTACCAGGAGTTCAAAACCGAGGTCGTGAGCCAGCTGGACTGTGCTGGGTCTGCTGGAAGCTGGCGACTCACCGGGCCTGAGATCGACGCAGTCCTTCACGAAACACCCGGCGAGCCGGTTGCACCGTCCATCTGAATACCAATCACCGAAAGTAACCCATGTCAGAACATACCCAACCATCTCGTGCGGATGGCGAATCGGCCGAAACCAGTGAACAGGCGACACGAACGGAGTACGTCGAACGCAGTGATGTCGGCGTCTCCCTCACCGTAAAGCTCAAGCGGGGAACCGGCACCAGGGACCAGGACGAGGTAATCGCGAAAGCGAAAGGCAAGACCCTCGAAGACGCTCGCGAGGACATGGAAACCCTTCGGGAGTACATCCACGATCTCGCGGAGGACGCTCGCCAAATCCAACCCGAAGAAGACGGGTAACGACGAGGGCTGTTTTTTGTCGCCTCAGCAGTGGCGGAGGCGATTATCAGTGAGCAATCCAGACGGTCAAACAACAGACGCAAGCGAGCTTTCGCCAGAACAACGGCTCGAGCCCCCGAATACGCGACTCATCAACGCTGGTATCGTGACGATCAACGATATGGAGACGCTGCGAGCCTGTGTCGCCTACGAGAACGCGAATCAGCAACGGATCCCGATTCTTCGCCAGCTCAAAGATCGGGCCAGCGAAATCCGCACACAAGACGATTGACGCAGCAGTCGGAGGTGTCTGTCGGAGCCTCGGTGGGTGGAGGCTCGAATGAAATGAGCGATCGACCAGAGATCGAGATTCAACGACAGACCGCGTTCGGTGACGATGGCCAACTCGAAGTAACCGAAACGAGCGTCGAGACCTCACTCAAGGATTTCGGCGCTGACGTGGATCATCGTGACCGGGATTCGCGTCTTGATCAGCCCGAGGCGAGTGAGTTCGGCGTCGACGATCGACCCGCAGTTGAGCAATCAACCGAAGGAGATCAGTCAACACTCTTCGCTGATACGGACGAGGATCAGCAGACCCTCGCTGGCGACGATGCAGCCGCTCGCTGTCTCTTCGAAGAATAAACAGTCCCTATTGATTAGTTATCTGTAGAAATATTATAGTTTGAACTATAATAGTCTGAGTTCTAACTTTGAAGCGACGCTGAGGGGCTAACAACCGGTGGTGGTTTTTCGACCCCCAGCAGGGGTGCGGGGAATCCGAACGCCCGCATTCAACCGATGGAGACGAATTCGACTACCGACCCACGAGCAGTCGTACAGGATGCGAGTGAGCGATGGCAGGCGAGTGCAGACTGCGTTGAGTACGTCGGAATGCGTGTCGAGGGAACGCCAGTGGTCCTGAACCTCACCGCACACGAACGCCTCTCCCCAAATCGAAGTCTCGGTCTCGTGCGGCATAGCCCGGCGGGATTCGACTGGGGCTACGTTGGGAGCGGACCGGCACAGCTCGCCTGTGCGCTCCTCCTCGATTCCACCGACAACGAAACCGTCGCCCAGCAACACTACATCCAGTTCCGCAACGACGTGGTCAGTCAGCTGGTGTGTGATGGCCCGGCCGACTGCTGGCACCTCACCGGGGAGGATATCGAGGCGGCACTTGCCGAATTCGAAGAGTACCGAGCACTCACGCCAGATGGTGGGACGCCGTCATCGTCACTGCCGGCGAATTGGAGTGCGGTGAGCCGGACAGATCGGACAGTCTTCCAACGTCGAGATATCGACCACTACGTCGTCCTCGCCGAAGGGAGCGAAGAGTGGTTGATCATACTTTGTGCGCAGGGGGACCGGGCGTATCCCGCCCCGCTTGACCATCGAACACTTCCGGTCGAGAACGACCCTGCCTCAGCTGTTCAGGCACTCGTCGCTGAGAGTAACGACCTCGTCGAGCCAGAGGAGGCCAACTGATGGAGAAATTCCGACTTTCGCGAGCAACGTACCAGCTCATCGAACGCGCTGTCACGGCGCTGGAGTGCATCGGCCGAGAACTCAAGCGATACAACGACCGGCACGAGCGAACAGCTGGGAAAGACACAGACGAGACGAATCCCGGCGAATCATGACTGGCGAAGCGACGCTTGATGACTTCGAGAGCGAGACATCATCCGGAGATTCCGGCTCGCTCTCACTGGAAGAGCGACTCCTCACCCCAATTTCCCCGTCCATCGGTCTGCGGGTGATTGCCGGGTACGGCGATCCGCTCTATCTCCAAAATCGGGGAACAGAACGGTATCTCTTCCGCGACGATTATGACCGGTGGTTCATCCTTCAACCCTCAGCGAAGGACTCAGAAGACGCGTTCGTCCGCTGGGTGTACCTCCCAGCAGACCGGCCCGAACGGCTGGCGCAGTCGGCACTTCGTCGACGGACTGTGATCGGCTATGATTACGTTCAGCGGTCGGCCGCACCAGATCCAGTTAGGTCGACGGTGACGGCGATGTTCGTCACAGAACGCTGGCCCGAGACCACCTACGAGTGTGGGTCGTGTGAGGCGCTGTGCGACACGGCACAAGAGCACGCCCTCCACTGCTGGGACGACCATCCGTGGGTACCGAATCCTGAACAGGTGCGCCGTCGACGCCACGCCGACGAGTGAATTGAAGAGCCGAAGCCAGGTGTCGGGACCGTCCAGATGATTAACCAACAGTACTGGATTCTTGGGTAGAATGTTGGTTAAGAGTGGTTGTTTTTGCGCCCGTGAGAGGGGCGCAGGGCGCGTGAGGAGAGCGCCGGCGCGGGTGACGAGTTCGATTTCGAGGTGACTGCAATGAAAGACCCAGAATCCAGAACCGTGTTCGCTGGCGTCGACGGACGAACCGATACAGAACTACCCGACTGGTATCGCCGGAAGAAAACGGTCGACGAACCGAAATCCTTCGCCGAGACGATTCGTGACCTCCCGCAGGCCGTCGAGACGACAGTCGCATACCGGAATCCCTACTCCGACGAGTGGGTCGAAACGGAGCGCTTCAATGCCCTAGTCGAGCCGACGAGAGCGCGCGACCACGCGACAGACGCTGAGCCCGACGCAGACCCACTATTTCACGTCCCTACGGACAGTTACGCGATCATCAATCCGGTCGACGTGTACAGGCCCTTGGAAGAGGTCCTTCGCGAGGAGACCATCGACGGGTCGCCGCTCGGCGACGTGATGTTCGGTGAGATCCGGCGCTACCGGGGCGGCGGCGAAGTCCATATGGACGTGATGTTCGACGGCCTCGAAGTCCGGCTGCCGGGGCGGTCGGACCCGATCACGATGGGCGTGACCTCCGGCTACGACTTCTTCGGTGAACACGCCGTCTACGTCGAGGGGTTCGCTCAGGACGGGTACTGCTCGAATTCGATGCGCTCGCTCACCGATAAAGAGGTCATCAAGCACGTCGGGGACGTGCGGGACTTCCGAACCTGGTGGGAGGAAATTCTCACACAGGTCGAACTCGTCGCCGACGATCTCTTCGAGTTCATCCGAGATGCGCAGGAGATCGATCTCGAGTTCTCCGAGCTCCCGTTCACCGTCACGGAGTTCTACAGTCTGCTTGGCTTCCCGGACTACCTCGCAGAACGTGCTGCCGAGGATACCGAGGCGAACGCGGCGTCACCGTTCGAGATCGATATGTGGACGCTGCACTCCGGCGCAACGTACGCGCTCACCCACTTTTTCCAGGGGAAAGAGGGCACGTCCCTCGATCAGTACGTTCGCGTTGCGAACGACATCCTGTTCAACCCGGAGGGCACCATCGAGCGCGTCGAACGAGCCTACGAGGAGCAGCTGGAGGCGGACGGCGACGACGGGTCGCAGGCGTCGCTCGCCGGCGAGCGGGCCCTCGCGAGCATCGAGCGTGTGAACGAGGACCTGCAGGCCAACGTCGAGCAGTTCGAAGCGCGTGAAGAGGCGCTTCGCGAGCGGTTCCAGCAGGTGACGAACTAGCGCAATCATCCTTTTTCGCGTTTCCATATGGCAAACGAAAACGCCCACCAGCAGTGTCCGGTCTGTGATCGCCGAATCGCGAGCGTGACGATCGTCGGGCCGAGTGAAGCAGTAGTCGCGCCGTGCGGGCATCGTGTCGTTCCCCACCGACTCGAATGAAGACTTGAC carries:
- a CDS encoding DUF7389 domain-containing protein encodes the protein MSEHTQPSRADGESAETSEQATRTEYVERSDVGVSLTVKLKRGTGTRDQDEVIAKAKGKTLEDAREDMETLREYIHDLAEDARQIQPEEDG
- a CDS encoding DUF6166 domain-containing protein; the protein is METNSTTDPRAVVQDASERWQASADCVEYVGMRVEGTPVVLNLTAHERLSPNRSLGLVRHSPAGFDWGYVGSGPAQLACALLLDSTDNETVAQQHYIQFRNDVVSQLVCDGPADCWHLTGEDIEAALAEFEEYRALTPDGGTPSSSLPANWSAVSRTDRTVFQRRDIDHYVVLAEGSEEWLIILCAQGDRAYPAPLDHRTLPVENDPASAVQALVAESNDLVEPEEAN